A single window of Crassostrea angulata isolate pt1a10 chromosome 8, ASM2561291v2, whole genome shotgun sequence DNA harbors:
- the LOC128160802 gene encoding heat shock 70 kDa protein 12A-like, whose translation MARVPKIPNDTTDVDATSDIAGARFTLTVPTTHTNTQSSISLLIVQKYITNEIFLIFVFFSDSVSRKPLVVCLDIGTTYTGYAYSFIKKPDEITVRKWASEGTMLSPKAPSSVLLTPELSFHSFGYDAERKFSDLHAKNDHKSWNFVNGFKMVLNDKKKFDANVLNVLDIQNHYVPASAVFTGVIRYLKTDLMEQLTRRGYHLDESNIQFVVTVPAIWSEAAKQAMTDFSVMAGIQKENLMIAYEPEVAALHCVSMPASQVTVRTRDNIALMFKPGCSFLVLDLGGGTTDITVQKVERDGKLSQLRTASGGNWGENCVNNSFFDDLTKSLGQKVFQKFVTTNSGDYFYLKNQFEVAKRNFKNDQEIVYLHIPSSLKKITKEVNGKKIGDIFNELETHEKVYYSEGKLNYASEYFKKFFSSSVQSIVDEVKRVLKSKRCSEVEYILMVGGFSESEIVRESIKMAFPEIRVINPEDASLSVLKGGVLFGHDPDTVRFRVCPQSYGMAMHEYFNPKKHDLSKSCKVGNTQFAVGCFEKIFEKDEIVEVGQQKIVRVAEDFTGQPEKMRTQNKEIEMYASAAKDPTFISDPGCTLQGIIVVSPPGGRWPDKMKGKITFEVTVTGINVSFMDRNTKSTSGGEIRFSEPKPQAGENPLNRSFRKDDL comes from the exons ATGGCGAGAGTACCCAAGATACCAAATGACACTACAGATGTGGACGCAACATCCGACATCGCGGGCGCCAGATTTACACTGACAGTACCAACCACACACACT AATACTCAATCTTCGATTTCATTACTTAttgtacagaaatatatcaCAAACGAAATTTTtctaatatttgtttttttcagTGACAGTGTTTCAAGAAAGCCATTGGTCGTTTGCTTAGATATAGGCACAACATATACGGGATACGCGTACTCTTTTATTAAAAAGCCTGACGAAATAACGGTCCGGAAATGGGCATCAGAAGGAACCATGTTGTCGCCAAAAGCGCCCTCTTCCGTCCTACTCACACCGGAACTAAGTTTTCACTCCTTCGGATACGATGCTGAGAGAAAGTTTTCAGATCTGCATGCAAAGAACGACCATAAATCGTGGAACTTTGTTAACGGTTTCAAAATGGTCTTAAATGATAAAAAG aaaTTTGATGCGAATGTTTTGAATGTCCTAGATATCCAAAACCACTATGTCCCAGCTAGTGCTGTATTTACAGGGGTTATCAGATACTTGAAAACTGACTTAATGGAACAATTAACGAGAAGGGGATATCACCTGGACGAGAGCAATATCCAGTTTGTCGTTACTGTTCCCGCGATATGGAGCGAAGCTGCTAAGCAAGCGATGACAGACTTCTCCGTGATG GCAGGAATCCAGAAGGAAAATCTGATGATAGCTTACGAACCGGAAGTAGCCGCACTGCATTGTGTGTCCATGCCGGCAAGCCAGGTTACAGTGAGGACTAGAGACAATATTGCTTTGATGTTTAAACCTGGTTGTTCTTTCCTTGTTTTGGATCTTGGTG GTGGTACTACCGACATTACTGTCCAGAAGGTAGAAAGAGACGGAAAACTAAGTCAGTTACGCACAGCTTCCGGTGGAAATTGGGGTGAAAATTGTGTTAATAACTCCTTCTTTGATGATTTAACCAAAAGTCTTGGACAGAAAGTTTTTCAGAAATTCGTAACCACAAACTCCggagattatttttatttgaaaaaccaATTTGAAGTGGCAAAacggaattttaaaaatgatcagGAGATTGTGTATTTGCATATACCTTCGTCACTTAAGAAGATCACAAAGGAGGTCAATGGGAAAAAAATTGGAGACATTTTTAATGAGCTGGAGACCCACGAAAAGGTTTACTATAGTGAAGGAAAGTTGAATTATGCTTCAGAgtatttcaaaaagtttttttcgTCCTCTGTTCAGTCAATTGTAGACGAAGtaaaaagagttttaaaaagtaaaaggtGTAGTGAAGTTGAATATATCCTAATGGTTGGCGGATTTTCTGAATCAGAAATTGTGCGCGAAAGCATAAAAATGGCGTTTCCAGAAATTCGAGTTATTAATCCCGAGGATGCATCACTGTCTGTTCTGAAAGGAGGTGTGTTATTTGGTCACGACCCAGATACGGTGCGCTTTCGGGTTTGTCCACAAAGTTACGGAATGGCAATGCACGAGTATTTCAACCCCAAAAAACACGATTTATCAAAGAGTTGCAAAGTTGGGAATACTCAGTTTGCTGTAGGTTGTTttgagaaaatttttgaaaaagatgAAATCGTAGAAGTAGGACAGCAGAAGATCGTGCGCGTTGCTGAAGATTTTACCGGACAACCGGAGAAAATGCGAactcaaaacaaagaaattgaaatgtacGCTTCGGCGGCAAAAGATCCAACATTCATATCAGATCCCGGATGTACGCTGCAGGGCATTATAGTGGTGTCGCCACCTGGCGGAAGATGGCCTGACAAAATGAAAGGAAAGATAACTTTTGAGGTCACTGTTACAGGAATCAATGTATCCTTCATGGACAGAAATACAAAATCTACAAGTGGGGGAGAAATCAGATTTTCTGAACCGAAACCACAAGCTGGAGAAAACCCTTTAAATCGATCTTTCAGAAAAGATGACTTGTGA
- the LOC128161225 gene encoding perlucin-like protein yields MKLFMVVVFCLAYVSVSRASPTTSPDKGTTKCPDGYTRFKESCYLLNNEVTSWIEAYQMCLLFGGYLIEVDDTNEYSFIQGYLNEHGQEGISLGTYRYRSGSYGGYETENRRSYAGYWMGANSIELPGHWFWMKSRKIVDFDIFGKADINVTDSSCLCFDRSNMSQSRNKKCHTQMYSICERNTQ; encoded by the exons ATGAAGCTTTTCATGGTTGTCGTTTTCTGTCTTGCATATGTTTCCG TTTCACGGGCTTCACCAACGACCTCTCCCGACAAGGGCACTACTAAATGTCCCGACGGATACACGAGATTTAAGGAATCGTGCTACCTCCTCAACAATGAAGTGACGTCATGGATCGAAGCCTAC CAAATGTGTCTTTTGTTTGGGGGATACTTGATAGAAGTTGATGACACGAACGAATACTCCTTTATACAGGGTTATCTCAACGAACACGGACAAGAAG GAATATCACTGGGTACATATCGTTACCGAAGCGGCAGCTACGGCGGGTATGAAACAGAAAATCGACGAAGCTACGCAGGTTATTGGATGGGTGCCAACTCCATTGAACTACCAGGGCACTGGTTTTGGATGAAATCGAGAAAAATTGTGGATTTCGATATTTTCGGTAAAGCGGATATCAATGTTACAGACAGTAGTTGTCTTTGCTTCGATCGTTCCAATATGTCCCAGTCCAGGAATAAGAAATGTCACACTCAAATGTATTCAATCTGCGAGAGGAACACGCAATAA
- the LOC128158342 gene encoding death-associated inhibitor of apoptosis 1-like, which yields MTSKLDCIPHCLETDSAVFSKPTASEPASSRMAPAANFVLSTGTRGTSGEFRNAGRPVQNISSPFLLNWNEWKHPKYANFAERYASFRDWPKFLKGPNKKDLARAGFIYTEIGDRVTCFSCGVSVKDWEPFDDSYKEHIRWSKNCVYANMVTDGKDY from the coding sequence ATGACTTCCAAATTAGATTGCATACCCCATTGCTTGGAGACAGATTCTGCAGTGTTTTCCAAGCCTACTGCGTCGGAACCTGCGTCTTCTAGAATGGCTCCAGCAGCAAATTTTGTCTTGTCAACTGGCACACGAGGAACCTCGGGCGAATTCAGGAATGCAGGGAGACCAGTCCAGAACATCTCTTCACCTTTTTTACTAAACTGGAACGAATGGAAACACCCAAAGTATGCCAATTTTGCCGAACGTTATGCCAGCTTTAGAGATTGGCCAAAGTTCCTCAAAGGTCCCAACAAGAAGGACTTGGCTAGAGCTGGTTTCATCTACACCGAAATTGGAGACAGAGTCACCTGTTTTTCGTGTGGAGTGTCTGTCAAGGACTGGGAACCCTTTGATGATTCCTACAAAGAACATATCCGTTGGTCAAAGAATTGTGTTTATGCTAACATGGTGACAGACGGAAAAGACTACTGA
- the LOC128160803 gene encoding uncharacterized protein LOC128160803, with translation MEEYLKKIWYDPRHPGSFAGPSKLYQVVKREGKYDIGLGKIKKFLQNQDAFSLQKKVKRRGFKRRRVVVQGIDYQWEADLADVQNLSEYNNGIKFLLVIVDVFSRFMWVRPLKDRKAKSVIEAFQDILRDPRRPKAIRTDKGSEFYNRYLQQYLREQDIKIFYALNETKANFAERYIQTLKKRLYRYFTHLQKYKYLDILQDVVRSINDTPNRSLNGRTPSSVTRENEEEVRLDAYLVRQKNNVRVPRVKKKSSKPRRRRKPFTFKIGDQVRITHLKRTFQRDYDQTYTEEIFTIRERFVSQDIPIYKLKDMLGDPIQGTFYASELQKVSKDENTIWRIDKILRKRKVRGKEEVLVRWLGWPKKFDSWIPKADIKET, from the coding sequence ATGGAGGAGTACCTGAAGAAAATATGGTATGATCCTCGACATCCAGGTTCCTTTGCCGGACCCTCTAAGTTATATCAGGTGGTGAAACGCGAGGGAAAGTATGACATTGGTCttggaaaaattaaaaagtttttacaaAACCAAGACGCTTTCTCATTGCAAAAGAAAGTGAAGCGTCGAGGGTTTAAACGGAGACGCGTGGTAGTTCAAGGTATCGACTACCAATGGGAAGCAGATCTCGCTGATGTTCAGAACTTGTCCGAGTACAACAACGGAATTAAATTCCTGTTAGTGATCGTAGACGTGTTCTCTCGTTTCATGTGGGTTCGACCCTTAAAAGACAGAAAGGCTAAATCTGTCATCGAGGCATTCCAAGACATACTGAGAGACCCGAGACGACCCAAAGCCATCCGTACTGACAAGGGATCAGAATTTTACAACAGGTACCTTCAACAGTATTTGAGAGAGCAGGACATCAAGATATTTTACGCCTTGAACGAGACCAAAGCCAATTTTGCCGAGAGATACATCCAGACCTTGAAAAAGAGACTGTATCGTTACTTTACCCACCTTCAGAAATACAAGTACTTGGATATTTTACAAGACGTGGTTCGATCTATCAATGATACACCTAACCGATCATTAAACGGTCGCACACCCTCCTCTGTCACCCGAGAAAACGAAGAAGAAGTGCGATTGGACGCTTATTTAGTGCGTCAAAAGAACAATGTGCGAGTGccaagagtaaaaaaaaaatccagtaaACCTAGAAGACGCAGAAAAccttttacatttaaaattggTGATCAAGTACGAATCACGCATCTAAAACGAACATTTCAACGCGATTACGACCAGACCTACACAGAAGAAATATTCACCATCCGCGAACGCTTTGTTTCTCAAGACATTCCCATCTACAAGCTGAAAGACATGCTAGGTGATCCCATTCAAGGTACTTTTTACGCCAGTGAGCTCCAAAAAGTGTCCAAAGACGAAAATACTATCTGGAGGATTGATAAGATTCTTAGAAAACGTAAAGTTCGTGGTAAGGAAGAGGTTTTAGTACGATGGCTGGGATGGCCCAAGAAATTTGACAGTTGGATCCCGAAGGCCGACATAAAAGAGACATGA
- the LOC128160804 gene encoding uncharacterized protein F54H12.2-like, which yields MAFLSEINTSVAEPSELSLFSDPPNQVAVQKIYFSEIRPISSFDGETAPLEFAVPGGGNEYIDLRRSRLYLKAKITKADGTALTPTEKTGIVNLPLQSLFSQIDVYMNGKCVSQNANNYPWKAYLKVLLSNGPSASQSQLQTQLYYPDKEALDDADAATGRNQGLRGRYVFTQKSRTFDLEGPLYVDCFYLDKYLINGVDLQLRLFRSRNEFVLMSKESSPNYKVTILDAVFKACKIRLDSGVLMNHADAITKSPARYNYLKTDVKMMTISDNTSEVYWDDVWNGRRPSKMYVAFVKQAAVNGSNDANPFNFQHFNLSEIVVTVNGEPTPVRPLKLDFDDNRNYVTALCNLYQASDKWYKDDGLIIDRDHFSKGYAIYAFDLDPNDLGEGYINLTHQANVGVYARFASPTTATVSALAFCEFPGLLLVDQAREIRQL from the coding sequence ATGGCGTTCTTAAGTGAGATCAACACATCGGTGGCCGAGCCTTCAGAACTGTCTCTCTTTAGCGATCCCCCTAATCAGGTGGCCGTCcagaaaatatatttctccGAGATTCGACCCATTTCCTCCTTTGATGGCGAAACCGCTCCTCTCGAGTTTGCCGTTCCGGGAGGGGGAAACGAATACATCGACCTGAGAAGGAGTCGACTCTACTTGAAAGCCAAAATCACCAAAGCCGATGGCACCGCTCTGACCCCCACCGAAAAGACGGGAATCGTCAATTTGCCTTTACAGTCGTTGTTCTCGCAGATCGACGTCTACATGAATGGAAAGTGCGTTTCGCAGAATGCCAACAACTATCCATGGAAAGCCTACTTGAAAGTCCTCTTATCCAACGGCCCCAGTGCCAGCCAATCGCAACTACAGACTCAGTTGTATTACCCGGACAAGGAAGCCCTGGACGATGCAGATGCCGCCACAGGACGCAACCAGGGTCTTAGAGGGCGCTACGTGTTCACTCAGAAGTCTAGAACCTTTGATCTGGAAGGTCCCTTGTACGTCGACTGCTTCTATTTAGACAAATACCTCATCAACGGCGTCGACTTGCAATTGAGGTTGTTTCGTTCGAGAAACGAATTCGTCCTGATGAGTAAGGAATCGTCCCCGAATTACAAAGTCACCATTCTCGATGCCGTATTTAAAGCATGCAAAATTAGACTGGACAGCGGAGTTTTGATGAATCATGCAGACGCCATCACCAAGTCGCCCGCTCGGTACAATTATCTAAAGACCGACGTGAAGATGATGACCATTTCGGACAACACTAGTGAAGTTTACTGGGACGACGTTTGGAATGGCAGGCGACCTTCAAAGATGTACGTTGCCTTCGTGAAACAGGCGGCCGTCAACGGAAGCAACGACGCGAACCCGTTCAACTTTCAACACTTTAACCTGTCCGAAATCGTAGTGACTGTCAACGGGGAGCCCACACCTGTACGGCCCCTAAAACTAGATTTTGACGACAATCGCAATTACGTCACTGCCCTGTGTAATCTGTACCAGGCCTCCGACAAATGGTACAAGGACGACGGGCTGATCATCGACCGAGACCATTTTTCTAAGGGATACGCCATTTACGCATTCGACCTTGACCCCAACGATCTGGGTGAAGGGTATATAAATCTGACGCACCAGGCAAACGTCGGTGTGTACGCTCGATTCGCTTCGCCCACTACTGCAACCGTGAGCGCTCTTGCCTTCTGCGAATTTCCAGGACTGCTCCTCGTCGATCAAGCCAGAGAAATACGGCAACTGTAG
- the LOC128161800 gene encoding uncharacterized protein LOC128161800 isoform X3 has product MCEEVFTNGRAVLECETSTARSMENTIDEAYGLAVTAFAVIVTAAVVWGVRILWQRFKCAWKPPLARRGADHAGIELERMERGRPRRPPVGAMEEDEEDEEDVEEPRRYNLRK; this is encoded by the exons ATGTGTGAAGAGGTCTTCACTAACGGACGGGCCGTACTAGAGTGTG aaaCGTCCACAGCTAGGAGCATGGAAAACACTA ttgACGAAGCGTACGGATTAGCCGTAACCGCTTTTGCGGTTATTGTGACTGCGGCGGTGGTATGGGGAGTGAGGATCCTCTGGCAGAGATTTAAATGCGCCTGGAAACCACCACTCGCCAGGCGAGGAGCCGACCATGCTGGGATAGAGCTAGAGCGTATGGAGAGGGGGCGTCCTCGTCGCCCGCCGGTCGGTGCTATGGAGGAAGACGAGGAAGACGAAGAAGACGTGGAGGAGCCTCGGCGCTACAACCTCCGCAAATA a
- the LOC128161800 gene encoding uncharacterized protein LOC128161800 isoform X1 has protein sequence MWTGSTFTNLNSMHGDSGQLSLILIQYTVTLVSGSLLIIEKMKVLIIFVTLVYFAFSCEECDYPFSNYATCTGETVCVYGAENVQVECWMRDITTDTVIKQLFVRGDCNILHFKQFCSRGVEIIEMVNSNDNLSCSETSTARSMENTNEIADITTPTNHIPHGISTQGGKITSVTTPVSFSKTTSKNAESSTLISATSTLTSDGPTISHITSSTTHLASTTILSSTKPTDENDNKVDEAYGLAVTAFAVIVTAAVVWGVRILWQRFKCAWKPPLARRGADHAGIELERMERGRPRRPPVGAMEEDEEDEEDVEEPRRYNLRK, from the exons atgtgGACAGGGTCAACTTTCACTAATCTCAATTCAATGCACGGTGACTCTGGTCAACTTTCACTAATCTTAATTCAATACACTGTGACTCTAGTCAGCGGAAGTTtattaattattgaaaaaatgaaagtgtTGATTATTTTTGTTACCCTTGTATATTTTGCATTTAGCTGTGAGGAGTGTGACTATCCTTTCAGTAACTATGCAACCTGCACAGGAGAAACGGTCTGCGTTTATGGGGCCGAAAATGTGCAGGTTGAATGTTGGATGCGAGACATTACAACAGATACAgttattaaacaattatttgtGAGAGGGGATTGCAATATAttacatttcaaacaattttgcAGTCGAGGAGTTGAaatcattgaaatggtgaaTTCCAACGACAATCTATCGTGTTcag aaaCGTCCACAGCTAGGAGCATGGAAAACACTA ATGAAATAGCAGATATCACTACGCCGACTAATCATATCCCCCATGGCATCTCAACACAGGGAGGCAAGATTACCTCTGTCACGACCCCGGTATCTTTTAGTAAAACTACATCTAAAAATGCAGAATCATCCACCCTTATTAGTGCGACCTCTACTTTGACCTCCGATGGACCCACGATTTCACACATCACGTCCTCCACAACGCATCTTGCGTCCACGACAATTTTATCCTCGACGAAACCTACTGACGAAAATGATAACAAGG ttgACGAAGCGTACGGATTAGCCGTAACCGCTTTTGCGGTTATTGTGACTGCGGCGGTGGTATGGGGAGTGAGGATCCTCTGGCAGAGATTTAAATGCGCCTGGAAACCACCACTCGCCAGGCGAGGAGCCGACCATGCTGGGATAGAGCTAGAGCGTATGGAGAGGGGGCGTCCTCGTCGCCCGCCGGTCGGTGCTATGGAGGAAGACGAGGAAGACGAAGAAGACGTGGAGGAGCCTCGGCGCTACAACCTCCGCAAATA a
- the LOC128161800 gene encoding uncharacterized protein LOC128161800 isoform X2, whose amino-acid sequence MWTGSTFTNLNSMHGDSGQLSLILIQYTVTLVSGSLLIIEKMKVLIIFVTLVYFAFSCEECDYPFSNYATCTGETVCVYGAENVQVECWMRDITTDTVIKQLFVRGDCNILHFKQFCSRGVEIIEMVNSNDNLSCSETSTARSMENTNEIADITTPTNHIPHGISTQGGKITSVTTPVSFSKTTSKNAESSTLISATSTLTSDGPTISHITSSTTHLASTTILSSTKPTDENDNKVDEAYGLAVTAFAVIVTAAVVWGVRILWQRFKCAWKPPLARRGADHAGIELERMERGRPRRPPVGAMEEDEEDEEDVEEPRRYNLRK is encoded by the exons atgtgGACAGGGTCAACTTTCACTAATCTCAATTCAATGCACGGTGACTCTGGTCAACTTTCACTAATCTTAATTCAATACACTGTGACTCTAGTCAGCGGAAGTTtattaattattgaaaaaatgaaagtgtTGATTATTTTTGTTACCCTTGTATATTTTGCATTTAGCTGTGAGGAGTGTGACTATCCTTTCAGTAACTATGCAACCTGCACAGGAGAAACGGTCTGCGTTTATGGGGCCGAAAATGTGCAGGTTGAATGTTGGATGCGAGACATTACAACAGATACAgttattaaacaattatttgtGAGAGGGGATTGCAATATAttacatttcaaacaattttgcAGTCGAGGAGTTGAaatcattgaaatggtgaaTTCCAACGACAATCTATCGTGTTcag aaaCGTCCACAGCTAGGAGCATGGAAAACACTA ATGAAATAGCAGATATCACTACGCCGACTAATCATATCCCCCATGGCATCTCAACACAGGGAGGCAAGATTACCTCTGTCACGACCCCGGTATCTTTTAGTAAAACTACATCTAAAAATGCAGAATCATCCACCCTTATTAGTGCGACCTCTACTTTGACCTCCGATGGACCCACGATTTCACACATCACGTCCTCCACAACGCATCTTGCGTCCACGACAATTTTATCCTCGACGAAACCTACTGACGAAAATGATAACAAGG ttgACGAAGCGTACGGATTAGCCGTAACCGCTTTTGCGGTTATTGTGACTGCGGCGGTGGTATGGGGAGTGAGGATCCTCTGGCAGAGATTTAAATGCGCCTGGAAACCACCACTCGCCAGGCGAGGAGCCGACCATGCTGGGATAGAGCTAGAGCGTATGGAGAGGGGGCGTCCTCGTCGCCCGCCGGTCGGTGCTATGGAGGAAGACGAGGAAGACGAAGAAGACGTGGAGGAGCCTCGGCGCTACAACCTCCGCAAATAG
- the LOC128161801 gene encoding histone H3.v1-like encodes MDRCICEEIREVINDLRRCIFIIDNFPCPFPIIHGKRTGSPDRITSTPLRNPDFVWGAGAAPPNAPAKNPQVIVISDDTLPSLHESWFETSTEIDSSITIAKEDEEKEENEEKEEKEKTEEEKEEEEEEEKKE; translated from the exons ATGGATAG ATGCATTTGTGAGGAAATCAGGGAGGTCATCAACGACCTCAGACGATGTATATTCATCATTGACAATTTCCCGTGCCC TTTTCCCATCATACATGGGAAAAGAACGGGGTCCCCTGACAG AATTACATCAACCCCATTAAGAAACCCAGATTTCGTCTGGGGTGCTGG GGCGGCACCACCAAACGCCCCAGCTAAAAA TCCCCAAGTTATCGTCATTAGTGACGACACCCTTCCCAGCCTTCACGAGAGCTGGTTTGAAACCAG TACCGAAATAGATTCGTCTATTACAAT TGCGAAAGAGGacgaagaaaaagaagaaaacgaGGAAAAGGAGGAAAAGGAGAAAACGGAGGAAGAGAAGGAAGAGGAGGAAGAGGAGGAAAAGAAAGAATAG